One Gemmatimonadaceae bacterium DNA window includes the following coding sequences:
- a CDS encoding DegT/DnrJ/EryC1/StrS family aminotransferase, whose product MAGGVFILGREVEAFEEEWARFCGVRGAAGVNSGTDALALALIASGAVRQGRQDEVITSPLTAAYTALAILNAGGVPVFADIDPQTYTLDPSAVERVITPRTRALMPVHLYGQMADMSALCEVAARHGLTVIEDAAQAHGARIEGKRAGALAHAAAFSFYPTKNLGACGDGGAVTSDDLALIQRVKTLRQGGHAPAFRAGVEGRNSRLDEMQAVLLRVKLQRLEKWNERRRSLTRIYDETLRGTRLQLPSTRAPEAHVYHLYVTQHPQRDRLRSHLAAHGIEALIYYPFLLHQQPLFRRPEQGALPVAEDVAGKILSLPLHPHLTEEETREVADKILLFES is encoded by the coding sequence ATGGCGGGCGGCGTCTTTATCCTCGGACGTGAGGTCGAGGCATTTGAAGAAGAGTGGGCGCGCTTTTGCGGCGTGCGAGGCGCGGCGGGCGTCAACTCCGGCACCGACGCGCTCGCGCTCGCGCTGATTGCTTCCGGGGCCGTGCGTCAGGGAAGGCAGGACGAAGTCATCACGTCGCCTCTGACGGCTGCCTATACAGCGCTCGCCATCCTCAACGCCGGTGGCGTTCCCGTCTTCGCCGACATCGACCCGCAAACTTACACGCTCGACCCGTCCGCCGTCGAACGAGTGATCACTCCGCGCACGCGCGCACTCATGCCCGTCCATCTCTACGGCCAGATGGCCGACATGTCTGCGCTCTGCGAAGTGGCCGCGCGTCATGGTCTGACCGTCATCGAAGACGCCGCGCAAGCGCACGGCGCGCGGATAGAGGGGAAGCGCGCGGGCGCGCTTGCTCACGCGGCGGCTTTCAGTTTTTACCCGACGAAAAATCTCGGCGCGTGCGGGGACGGCGGCGCAGTCACGTCAGATGACCTGGCTCTAATTCAGCGCGTGAAAACATTGCGGCAGGGCGGACACGCCCCGGCTTTCCGAGCCGGCGTCGAAGGGCGCAATTCGCGTCTCGACGAGATGCAGGCGGTACTGCTGCGTGTCAAACTCCAACGTCTTGAAAAATGGAATGAACGGCGGCGGAGCCTCACGCGAATTTACGACGAAACGCTACGCGGCACGAGGTTACAACTTCCTTCGACGCGCGCGCCCGAAGCGCACGTTTACCACCTCTACGTGACGCAGCATCCGCAGCGAGATCGCTTGCGCTCTCACCTCGCCGCACACGGAATCGAGGCGTTAATTTATTACCCTTTTTTGCTGCACCAACAACCCTTGTTCCGGCGACCTGAGCAGGGCGCTCTGCCTGTGGCCGAAGACGTGGCGGGCAAAATCTTATCCTTGCCCCTGCACCCACATCTCACGGAAGAAGAGACACGCGAAGTCGCGGACAAAATTCTCCTCTTCGAATCATGA